The following coding sequences are from one Salvia hispanica cultivar TCC Black 2014 chromosome 3, UniMelb_Shisp_WGS_1.0, whole genome shotgun sequence window:
- the LOC125215349 gene encoding uncharacterized protein LOC125215349, whose translation MPSLSAFKFSILSHPPLSSRRSFSPTSPSILREFRPRPDLSSSVSISRRALFRRKSSEEEADVAEAEDEWLQKLPEKKKALYSHSLPCVEAWLRSLGFYQSRDDRAVWFVEKPDWHAQLSLDVTDLYIRYLKSGAGNLEKDVERRFSYALSREDIENAILGGP comes from the exons atgcCCTCACTTTCTGCTTTCAAATTTTCGATTCTCTCGCATCCACCACTCTCTAGCAGAAGATCATTTTCACCGACAAGCCCTTCGATTTTAAGAGAATTCCGGCCTCGCCCAGATTTATCCTCGTCAGTGTCTATTTCTAGAAGGGCCCTTTTCCGGCGAAAATCGTCGGAAGAAGAGGCGGATGTTGCAGAAGCGGAGGACGAGTGGCTGCAGAAATTGCCGGAGAAAAAGAAAGCGTTGTATTCTCACAGTTTGCCGTGCGTAGAGGCGTGGCTCAGAAGTTTGGGGTTTTACCAGAGCAGAGATGATAGAGCTGTTTGGTTTGTGGAGAAGCCTGATTGGCATGCACAGCTCTCGCTTGATGTCACTGACTTGTACATAAG GTACCTGAAGAGTGGAGCAGGAAATCTCGAGAAAGATGTTGAAAGACGATTCAGCTATGCCCTCAGTAGGGAAGATATCGAAAATGCCATACTGGGAGGACCGTGA
- the LOC125216384 gene encoding cytochrome P450 71A9-like translates to MEGDIVDILLRIKENGTTSFELTLDHIKALLMNIIAGGSDTVSAALVWAMAALVKKPLLMKKLQAEIRQLAGEKDLVDEKDIEKLPYLRAVVKESLRLYPPAPLLVPRETAKKCSVNGYEIEGGSTVYVNAWAIARDPAMWENEDEFLPERFLESGLDPRGQTPELIPFGFGRRRCPGIGMAMAEMELALANVVGKFDWELPVGMKEEDIDFEVLPGITMHKKNALCLLPKLVIA, encoded by the exons ATGGAGGGAGACATCGTTGATATATTGCTACGGATTAAAGAAAATGGAACGACGTCGTTTGAGCTTACACTGGACCATATCAAAGCACTACTAATG AATATAATAGCCGGAGGCAGCGACACGGTTTCAGCTGCGTTAGTGTGGGCGATGGCCGCGTTGGTGAAGAAGCCTTTGTTGATGAAGAAATTGCAAGCGGAGATACGGCAGTTGGCCGGAGAGAAAGATTTGGTCGATGAAAAAGACATAGAGAAACTTCCGTATTTAAGAGCAGTTGTGAAGGAGAGTTTGAGGTTGTATCCACCAGCTCCACTTTTAGTACCACGAGAGACGGCCAAGAAATGTAGTGTCAATGGTTATGAAATCGAAGGTGGAAGTACTGTGTATGTCAATGCTTGGGCTATTGCAAGAGATCCTGCGATGTGGGAAAACGAGGATGAGTTCTTGCCTGAGAGGTTTTTGGAGTCTGGCCTTGATCCAAGGGGCCAGACTCCGGAGTTGATCCCGTTTGGATTCGGGCGAAGAAGGTGTCCGGGGATCGGAATGGCAATGGCTGAGATGGAACTCGCATTGGCAAATGTTGTGGGCAAATTTGATTGGGAGTTGCCGGTTGGAATGAAGGAAGAAGATATTGATTTTGAGGTTTTGCCTGGAATCACAATGCATAAGAAGAATGCTCTTTGCCTCCTTCCCAAGCTCGTGATTGCATAG
- the LOC125215924 gene encoding hevamine-A, which yields MESRSEFLYSLLVVLLLQALLGTSARGGGGGIAIYWGQNGNEGTLADTCATGRFAYVNIAFLNKFGGGQTPELNLAGHCNPATNSCRVVSDGIRACQRLGIKVMLSIGGGIGNYSLSSTDDALAFSIYLWNNFLGGKSASRPLGDAVLDGVDLDVEHGSTLYYDDLVRDLKRLGKYGRRVYVSGAPQCPFPDRVLGAALNTSLFDYVWVQFYNNPPCQYASGNSGNLVNSWMRWTRSVKAGKIFLGLPAAPQAAGSGFIAADVLTAEILPVIRRSRKYGGVMLWSKYWDDQSGYSSAIVAKV from the coding sequence ATGGAAAGCAGAAGCGAATTCCTATATTCACTCCTCGTCGTCCTCCTCCTCCAAGCTCTCCTTGGCACCTCCGCgagaggaggaggcggcggcatCGCCATCTACTGGGGGCAAAACGGTAACGAAGGCACTCTCGCCGACACCTGTGCCACCGGCAGATTCGCCTACGTCAACATCGCCTTCCTCAACAAATTCGGCGGAGGCCAAACCCCCGAGCTCAACCTCGCCGGCCACTGCAACCCCGCCACCAACTCCTGCCGCGTGGTCAGCGACGGCATCCGCGCCTGCCAGAGGCTCGGAATCAAGGTCATGCTCTCCATCGGCGGCGGCATCGGAAACTACTCTCTCTCCTCCACAGATGACGCCCTAGCGTTCTCAATTTACCTATGGAACAATTTCCTCGGCGGCAAATCCGCCTCCCGCCCCCTCGGCGACGCCGTTCTGGACGGCGTCGACTTGGATGTGGAGCACGGATCGACGCTGTACTACGACGATCTGGTGAGAGATCTGAAGCGATTGGGGAAATACGGGAGGAGAGTGTACGTGAGCGGCGCGCCGCAGTGCCCCTTCCCCGATCGGGTTTTGGGGGCGGCGCTGAACACGAGCCTCTTCGATTACGTTTGGGTGCAGTTCTACAATAATCCGCCGTGCCAGTACGCGTCGGGAAACTCGGGGAATTTGGTGAATTCGTGGATGCGGTGGACGCGATCGGTGAAGGCGGGGAAGATATTTCTAGGGCTGCCGGCGGCACCGCAGGCCGCGGGGAGCGGATTCATTGCGGCGGATGTGCTAACTGCGGAGATTCTACCGGTGATTCGGAGGTCGAGGAAGTACGGCGGAGTGATGCTGTGGTCCAAGTATTGGGATGATCAGAGTGGTTACAGCTCCGCCATTGTTGCAAAAGTCTGA
- the LOC125215347 gene encoding uncharacterized protein LOC125215347, with product MANRQSLDFSKTQRVVLLIDLDPILTLQNPSPYFSAVISAANRLLRFPPLAATLSAFKLFFSSLSPLRCAAALPRDLSTRSLSFNLPQETLGSLSTTLNCISSSDPPNSACCPRASNAASSLLQLVHDYAWESEQDKLAGGGEFPDGGFVKIPSNLVVLFSPIGQSVNSLVDYLEVREFNDAFCAVREAFSVRDIHLSWVDVKIETDEIDEKKYGCGENLVTIRDGIRKIGWGFCSSDFIVLCSVLLPLGLIYPQIGLSFDFADFGGIRRRKYSGELNLEILDVKGKPLECKFCDLELVILKSLSCTIETDDIFNGAESRDSHSFFSRNAFWAQFGEGTMKIHVKSVHSYNVQENTGGMSDIILVSECFQESQKEKKKSGADLFADRVLEILHEEMGGLTCRDQLPTWQMFLSFLHMNGYWASISLSSSKGDMLVGRLKPLTAHLAVLHISDAGSLRGRSGFNGANRDFCIEEMIDSNTCSGSQTDASTSGNCKQYGDGKRKRSQRHLYQEMTWSSFREAAFEGSNFDLFELYTARYLEKSKKLKFLKCWMKHINKVEESFLKILPVINSMGETSGFNVLPSKCSPVQEEVVPVSKVETQDAFLNILSKRIRHGLESGMDLQKLAERVVEFSIHWLHKKSETEVNAEAQQCAATSDDLNSEDVVGKLIKLLLRSPKEMKEVHQNPSSSLSSEAIVREYELQILLRMEILRSDVEALMRESSKKKLLKQICSQLEIIQFLVAGGIHGHISLYDYVERTIRARYSDKLEDVVKDIYAEMDLLPFGEEDEAPSLLFNSEDSSQSWRDKHDRNDKGEANNLNHSVSAEGESSQPLTSMHTSLQESGIDDYTRSLNEARERREKARRSAPFVSKALDLQRVWAPKQQPKVTKCKYDPRPSKSKRKDKHTRSYSVVCETPMTGNKRVCSGAGTHDLGSSSFSTVSKALFQDN from the exons ATGGCTAATCGGCAGTCACTGGATTTTTCCAAAACTCAACGTGTAGTCCTCCTCATTGACCTAGATCCAATTCTCACGCTCCAAAACCCTTCCCCCTACTTCTCCGCCGTCATATCCGCGGCAAATCGCCTCCTCCGATTTCCTCCGCTCGCGGCCACCCTCTCCGCCTTCAAACTCTTCTTCTCCTCCCTCTCTCCGCTGCGTTGCGCCGCAGCTCTCCCTCGCGATCTCTCTACACGTTCCCTATCCTTCAATCTCCCCCAAGAGACTCTCGGATCCCTCTCCACAACGTTAAATTGCATATCTAGCTCCGATCCGCCGAATTCAGCGTGCTGCCCCCGCGCTTCGAATGCCGCCAGCTCGCTGCTTCAATTGGTTCACGACTACGCGTGGGAGAGCGAGCAGGATAAGCTCGCCGGTGGTGGTGAATTTCCAGATGGAGGTTTTGTGAAAATTCCTTCTAATTTAGTTGTTCTGTTTTCGCCAATTGGCCAGTCTGTTAATTCATTGGTTGATTATCTGGAAGTGCGTGAGTTTAATGATGCATTTTGCGCTGTTCGAGAAGCATTTTCTGTTAGGGATATTCATTTGAGTTGGGTTGACGTTAAGATTGAAACTGATGAGATTGATGAGAAGAAATATGGGTGTGGGGAAAATTTAGTGACGATCAGGGATGGGATCAGGAAAATTGGATGGGGTTTTTGTTCTAGCGATTTCATTGTCTTGTGCTCGGTTTTGTTGCCTCTTGGGCTGATCTATCCCCAAATTGGGTTGTCTTTCGACTTTGCTGATTTTGGTGGTATTCGTAGAAGAAAATATAGTGGAGAACTGAATCTTGAGATATTGGATGTGAAAGGGAAGCCTTTAGAATGTAAGTTCTGTGATCTCGAGCTTGTGATTCTAAAGAGTCTATCTTGTACTATTGAAACTGatgacatttttaatggagCGGAATCTAGAGATTCACATAGTTTCTTCAGCCGAAACGCATTTTGGGCTCAATTTGGTGAGGGAACAATGAAGATACATGTTAAGAGTGTTCATAGCTATAATGTGCAGGAGAATACCGGAGGCATGTCAGATATCATTTTGGTGAGTGAGTGTTTCCAGGAGTCgcaaaaggaaaagaagaagagtGGTGCTGACCTTTTCGCAGACAGGGTTCTTGAGATTCTGCACGAAGAAATGGGCGGATTGACTTGCAGGGATCAGTTGCCCACCTGGCAAATGTTTTTGAGTTTTCTTCATATGAATGGTTACTGGGCCTCAATTTCCCTCTCGAGTAGCAAGGGAGATATGTTAGTGGGTCGTCTCAAGCCTTTGACCGCTCATTTGGCTGTTCTCCACATCTCAGATGCTGGTTCTCTGAGAGGTAGAAGTGGATTTAATGGCGCCAATCGTGATTTCTGCATTGAGGAAATGATCGACTCAAACACATGTTCAGGCTCCCAAACTGATGCATCGACGTCTGGTAACTGTAAACAGTATGGAgatggaaaaaggaaaaggagcCAAAGGCATCTCTATCAGGAGATGACATGGAGTTCTTTCCGCGAAGCAGCTTTTGAAGGATCAAATTTTGACTTGTTTGAGCTTTATACTGCCAGATATTTGGAAAAATCCAAGAAGCTGAAGTTCCTTAAATGCTGGATGAAACATATTAACAAAGTTGAAGAATCTTTCTTGAAAATATTGCCGGTAATCAATTCCATGGGGGAAACATCTGGTTTTAATGTATTACCGTCCAAGTGTTCTCCAGTGCAAGAGGAAGTTGTGCCTGTTTCTAAAGTAGAGACTCAAGATGCATTTTTGAACATTCTCTCTAAAAGAATCCGTCATGGCCTGGAGTCGGGTATGGACTTGCAGAAGCTGGCAGAGCGCGTTGTCGAATTCTCCATTCATTGGCTGCATAAGAAGAGTGAGACTGAAGTTAATGCCGAAGCTCAGCAATGTGCAGCAACTTCAGATGATCTTAATAGTGAGGATGTAGTTGGGAAGTTAATTAAACTCCTACTTAGATCACCTAAGGAAATGAAGGAGGTGCACCAGAATCCAAGTTCCTCTCTATCATCGGAAGCTATAGTTCGAGA ATATGAGCTGCAGATTCTGCTTCGAATGGAGATTCTGCGGTCAGATGTTGAGGCACTGATGAGAGAATCGAGCAAAAAGAAGCTACTGAAGCAGATATGTTCCCAGTTAGAGATCATTCAATTCCTCGTGGCAGGTGGGATTCACGGTCATATTAGCTTATACGATTATGTTGAGCGTACTATCAGAGCAAG GTATTCAGACAAGCTCGAAGATGTTGTGAAAGACATATACGCTGAAATGGACTTGCTGCCTTTTGGTGAGGAAGATGAAGCTCCGAGCCTACTGTTCAACAGTGAGGATAGCAGTCAATCATGGCGAGATAAGCATGATAGAAATGACAAAGGCGAGGCCAACAACCTCAACCATTCAGTCTCTGCTGAGGGAGAGTCCTCACAGCCTCTCACAAGTATGCACACTAGTCTACAAGAGAGTGGAATAGATGATTATACACGCAGCCTTAATGAAGCTCGTGAGAGAAGGGAGAAGGCTCGAAGATCTGCCCCCTTCGTAAGCAAGGCCCTTGATCTGCAGAGAGTCTGGGCACCTAAGCAACAACCCAAGGTGACAAAATGTAAGTATGATCCTCGTCCCAGCAAATCAAAACGGAAGGATAAGCATACTCGCAGCTATAGTGTGGTTTGTGAAACTCCAATGACTGGAAATAAACGAGTTTGCTCTGGAGCTGGAACCCATGATCTTGGCAGCTCTTCATTCTCTACTGTTTCCAAGGCTTTGTTTCAAGACAACTGA